From Zingiber officinale cultivar Zhangliang chromosome 5B, Zo_v1.1, whole genome shotgun sequence, the proteins below share one genomic window:
- the LOC121983879 gene encoding putative ubiquitin-conjugating enzyme E2 38 isoform X1, producing the protein MERHGGAIGDSSSKQNLYVKESSPSSGPAASESEQKQVVLDNVLDLDDDGDDPNDTMTIGDTSDYKNKQPMRYDTDWQNQVKDVLSTDAAASGANSGSSQNYDAKLDISYVDGDDKDDFYDSDYVADMIESLASKLNDMNLSTGVELTLPSLKNAASEELGKNKKSGTVEDEIDMKYKSFKQFDIVQGHSDHYFGFANVNINNSKEWVRRIQYEWEALQKNLPEMIYVRVYENRMDIMRAVIIGPAGTPYHDGLFFFDAYFPPNYPYVPPVLNFHSGGLRINPNLYECGKVCLSLLNTWPGRECEMWRPSNSTMLQVLVSIQALILTEKPFFNEPGNEGIENTVYGKLNSLAYNEDVFLLSCRIMLYSLRKPPMHFGDFVAGHFRYRGRAFLLACKTYMSGIPVGLDHVIKEPPRLFPEAFKNSLKALFDVLLMEFTGKGAHCDGIQ; encoded by the exons GTTGTTCTTGATAATGTATTGGATCTTGATGACGATGGCGATGACCCCAATGATACTATGACAATTGGTGACACTTCAGACTACAAGAACAAACAACCTATGAGATACGATACAGACTGGCAAAATCAAGTAAAA GATGTTTTGTCCACTGATGCTGCTGCTTCTGGTGCAAATAGTGGTTCGAGCCAAAATTATGATGCAAAATTGGATATCAGTTATGTTGATGGCGATGATAAAGATGACTTCTATGATTCTGATTATGTTGCTGACATGATTGAGAGTTTGGCCAGCAAGCTTAATGATATGAACCTTTCAACTGGAGTTGAATTGACGCTACCAAGCTTGAAGAATGCTGCAAGTGAAGAACTGGGGAAGAACAAGAAGAGTGGCACTGTTGAAGATGAGATTGATATGAAATATAAATCATTTAAGCAATTTGACATTGTTCAAGGGCACTCAGATCACTATTTCGGCTTTGCAAATGTGAACATCAAT AATTcaaaagagtgggtaagaaggatTCAGTATGAATGGGAGGCTCTACAGAAAAATTTGCCTG AGATGATATATGTTAGAGTCTACGAAAATAGGATGGATATTATGAGGGCTGTTATTATTGGACCAGCAGGAACTCCATATCACGATGGTCTTTTCTTCTTTGATGCATACTTCCCTCCGAATTATCCCTATGTACCTCCA GTTCTTAATTTTCATTCTGGAGGACTTAGAATCAACCCAAACCTGTATGAGTGTGGGAAGGTTTGCCTTAGCCTTCTAAACACTTGGCCTGGCAGAGAATGTGAAATGTGGAGACCATCAAACTCGACAATGTTGCAGGTCTTAGTTTCTATTCAGGCTCTAATTCTAACCGAGAAGCCATTCTTTAACGAACCAGGAAATGAAGGAATTGAAAATACAGTGTATGGTAAGCTTAATTCCCTCGCTTATAATGAAGACGTATTCCTCCTATCCTGCAGGATAATGTTGTACTCCCTGAGGAAGCCTCCAATG CATTTTGGTGACTTTGTGGCTGGACATTTCCGTTACCGGGGGCGAGCTTTCTTGTTGGCATGCAAAACTTACATGAGTGGTATTCCGGTCGGATTAGATCATGTCATCAAGGAGCCCCCGCGTCTCTTCCCGGAAGCATTCAAAAACTCTTTAAAGGCTCTGTTTGACGTTCTTCTGATGGAATTCACTGGTAAAGGAGCTCATTGTGATGGAATTCAGTGA
- the LOC121983879 gene encoding putative ubiquitin-conjugating enzyme E2 38 isoform X2 has protein sequence MERHGGAIGDSSSKQNLYVKESSPSSGPAASESEQKQVVLDNVLDLDDDGDDPNDTMTIGDTSDYKNKQPMRYDTDWQNQDVLSTDAAASGANSGSSQNYDAKLDISYVDGDDKDDFYDSDYVADMIESLASKLNDMNLSTGVELTLPSLKNAASEELGKNKKSGTVEDEIDMKYKSFKQFDIVQGHSDHYFGFANVNINNSKEWVRRIQYEWEALQKNLPEMIYVRVYENRMDIMRAVIIGPAGTPYHDGLFFFDAYFPPNYPYVPPVLNFHSGGLRINPNLYECGKVCLSLLNTWPGRECEMWRPSNSTMLQVLVSIQALILTEKPFFNEPGNEGIENTVYGKLNSLAYNEDVFLLSCRIMLYSLRKPPMHFGDFVAGHFRYRGRAFLLACKTYMSGIPVGLDHVIKEPPRLFPEAFKNSLKALFDVLLMEFTGKGAHCDGIQ, from the exons GTTGTTCTTGATAATGTATTGGATCTTGATGACGATGGCGATGACCCCAATGATACTATGACAATTGGTGACACTTCAGACTACAAGAACAAACAACCTATGAGATACGATACAGACTGGCAAAATCAA GATGTTTTGTCCACTGATGCTGCTGCTTCTGGTGCAAATAGTGGTTCGAGCCAAAATTATGATGCAAAATTGGATATCAGTTATGTTGATGGCGATGATAAAGATGACTTCTATGATTCTGATTATGTTGCTGACATGATTGAGAGTTTGGCCAGCAAGCTTAATGATATGAACCTTTCAACTGGAGTTGAATTGACGCTACCAAGCTTGAAGAATGCTGCAAGTGAAGAACTGGGGAAGAACAAGAAGAGTGGCACTGTTGAAGATGAGATTGATATGAAATATAAATCATTTAAGCAATTTGACATTGTTCAAGGGCACTCAGATCACTATTTCGGCTTTGCAAATGTGAACATCAAT AATTcaaaagagtgggtaagaaggatTCAGTATGAATGGGAGGCTCTACAGAAAAATTTGCCTG AGATGATATATGTTAGAGTCTACGAAAATAGGATGGATATTATGAGGGCTGTTATTATTGGACCAGCAGGAACTCCATATCACGATGGTCTTTTCTTCTTTGATGCATACTTCCCTCCGAATTATCCCTATGTACCTCCA GTTCTTAATTTTCATTCTGGAGGACTTAGAATCAACCCAAACCTGTATGAGTGTGGGAAGGTTTGCCTTAGCCTTCTAAACACTTGGCCTGGCAGAGAATGTGAAATGTGGAGACCATCAAACTCGACAATGTTGCAGGTCTTAGTTTCTATTCAGGCTCTAATTCTAACCGAGAAGCCATTCTTTAACGAACCAGGAAATGAAGGAATTGAAAATACAGTGTATGGTAAGCTTAATTCCCTCGCTTATAATGAAGACGTATTCCTCCTATCCTGCAGGATAATGTTGTACTCCCTGAGGAAGCCTCCAATG CATTTTGGTGACTTTGTGGCTGGACATTTCCGTTACCGGGGGCGAGCTTTCTTGTTGGCATGCAAAACTTACATGAGTGGTATTCCGGTCGGATTAGATCATGTCATCAAGGAGCCCCCGCGTCTCTTCCCGGAAGCATTCAAAAACTCTTTAAAGGCTCTGTTTGACGTTCTTCTGATGGAATTCACTGGTAAAGGAGCTCATTGTGATGGAATTCAGTGA
- the LOC121983880 gene encoding uncharacterized protein LOC121983880: MAMTSFSSPLSWACALAAVLILSSSTSCFDIPYSDHCSSSVPESAPSDGALDSSASFQLSLGIVFGADALLGGNSSVFPTSFFFRRQLVLPTQTPGVLRIAATLILRSGGGLSTVRGRHVIERSDVHFHQVRPRFPRTTFLQRGTVRFDLSGYWSEATGKLCMVGNGHGRSFQGNNLQLSALFKLDYPKIMNITSSLIKGNLESLDASGSSNHFDQISVLAYAPSKYEYTQISHAKNSCNRVNAESLGLQSHSSCSYLRSLSRMQFELHYEKNCSLSSCGPFAQSSKFTPYTMTFHQTQCTDDGMVHGYVGFSNLSSFYLGTRLIPGKALVSEGFWDFTKQQLCLIACHIQSIEHLPTESTVDACTIRICLWFPAVWSIENRRTAVGRIWSNNNEKYSGYFEPVSFWSTDNYIGILPGLNYNYTRLEDARESCASDNSKSAGKEKYPDGKTFRDFRFGASVSNSQGKRERSYFNPVSIGQTVYGNIFGQYGASLPVPFDSESHSLQNISYEIQLMLSSFSMNEAVKISAEGIYNAQTGLLCMVGCGYVTSLVAKQQMERGEIMDCGIIISIQFAPLKRRAGDKITGTIRSTRDKMDPLFFEPFDITSSAIYTEQATQSIWRMDIEIIMVMISLTLSCIFIGLQLFHVKKNPDVLPSISIIMLVILTLGNMIPLVLNFQALFRTSANQNVFSGNGGWLEVNEVIVRVIMMVAFLLQFRFLQLSWTARSSNEAWWDLWSAEKNTIKTCLPLYLVGGLIAWLVHIIHNQAHGRRPLYGKQLHDSLWGSLISYAGLILDGFLLPQVIFNVYSGSREKALAPSFYIGTTVVRGLPHAYDAYRSRYYVPPLNSSYIYASPYEGFYSLVWDILVPCGGLFLSVLIFLQQRFGGACISPFKKTIEPKSYELVPVVAS; encoded by the coding sequence ATGGCGATGACCTCGTTCTCGTCCCCTCTCTCTTGGGCTTGTGCCCTTGCCGCAGtcctcatcctctcctcctccactTCCTGTTTCGACATCCCTTATTCCGATCACTGTTCGTCCTCCGTCCCGGAATCCGCCCCCTCCGACGGCGCCTTGGATTCCTCCGCCTCTTTCCAGCTCTCCTTGGGCATCGTTTTCGGAGCAGACGCCCTCCTCGGAGGAAACTCTTCTGTGTTTCCTACGTCCTTCTTCTTCCGCCGTCAGTTAGTCCTCCCCACACAGACCCCCGGCGTCCTCCGGATCGCCGCCACTCTCATTCTCCGCTCGGGAGGCGGTTTATCCACCGTCCGTGGCAGGCACGTGATCGAACGCTCTGATGTTCACTTCCACCAGGTCCGACCTCGGTTCCCGCGGACTACCTTCCTCCAGCGTGGGACGGTCAGATTCGATCTCTCCGGCTACTGGTCCGAGGCCACCGGAAAGCTTTGTATGGTGGGGAACGGCCATGGAAGGTCGTTTCAAGGTAACAATCTCCAACTTTCTGCTCTATTTAAGCTCGATTACCCGAAGATTATGAACATTACTTCGAGCTTGATCAAGGGGAATTTGGAGAGTCTAGATGCTTCTGGTAGCTCGAATCATTTCGATCAAATTTCAGTTTTGGCATATGCTCCTAGTAAATATGAGTACACACAGATCTCTCACGCAAAGAATTCTTGCAATCGAGTGAATGCTGAGTCTCTAGGACTTCAATCTCATTCTTCATGCAGCTATCTGAGGAGCCTGTCGAGGATGCAGTTTGAGTTGCATTATGAAAAGAATTGCTCCTTGAGCTCATGTGGCCCGTTTGCTCAGAGTTCAAAGTTTACTCCGTACACCATGACTTTCCATCAAACGCAATGCACGGATGATGGAATGGTGCATGGCTACGTTGGCTTCTCAAATTTGAGCAGCTTCTATCTGGGAACTCGCTTGATCCCAGGGAAGGCGCTAGTTAGTGAAGGGTTTTGGGATTTTACAAAACAGCAGCTTTGCCTTATTGCTTGTCATATACAGAGCATTGAACATTTGCCGACCGAATCTACTGTTGATGCTTGCACAATTAGGATTTGCTTGTGGTTCCCTGCTGTATGGTCGATTGAGAATCGCAGAACTGCTGTTGGGCGAATTTGGAGCAACAACAATGAGAAATATTCAGGATATTTTGAGCCAGTTTCATTTTGGAGCACTGACAATTATATAGGTATTCTTCCAGGTTTGAATTACAATTACACTAGATTGGAAGATGCAAGGGAGTCTTGTGCAAGTGACAACTCTAAAAGTGCTGGTAAAGAGAAATATCCTGATGGAAAAACTTTTCGTGATTTTAGATTTGGTGCATCTGTTTCAAATTCTCAAGGAAAAAGGGAAAGGAGTTATTTTAACCCGGTTTCAATAGGACAGACAGTCTACGGTAACATATTTGGACAATACGGGGCATCTTTACCTGTGCCATTTGATTCTGAAAGTCACAGTCTCCAAAACATAAGCTATGAGATACAATTAATGTTATCATCTTTCAGTATGAATGAAGCTGTAAAAATCTCAGCAGAAGGAATATACAATGCTCAAACTGGACTGCTTTGCATGGTTGGTTGTGGCTATGTTACTTCTTTGGTTGCTAAGCAGCAAATGGAAAGAGGTGAGATAATGGACTGTGGAATTATTATTAGCATCCAATTTGCTCCTCTGAAGCGCAGGGCAGGGGATAAAATCACTGGCACAATTAGGAGCACACGAGACAAGATGGACCCATTATTCTTTGAACCGTTTGACATTACATCATCAGCTATCTATACAGAGCAGGCAACTCAGTCAATATGGAGAATGGATATAGAAATTATCATGGTTATGATTTCTCTCACACTGTCATGTATTTTTATTGGATTGCAGCTCTTCCATGTGAAGAAGAATCCAGATGTACTTCCATCCATATCTATTATTATGCTCGTCATTCTCACTTTGGGGAATATGATTCCTTTGGTGCTGAACTTTCAGGCTTTGTTTAGAACAAGTGCCAATCAGAATGTTTTTTCGGGGAATGGTGGATGGCTTGAGGTAAATGAGGTGATAGTAAGGGTCATAATGATGGTTGCTTTCCTACTGCAATTTCGCTTCCTTCAACTTTCATGGACTGCAAGATCAAGCAATGAGGCCTGGTGGGATTTATGGTCAGCTGAGAAGAATACTATCAAAACATGCTTGCCTTTGTATTTGGTTGGAGGACTGATTGCCTGGTTGGTTCACATCATTCATAACCAAGCTCATGGAAGAAGACCTCTTTATGGTAAGCAGCTCCATGATTCTCTTTGGGGTAGCCTAATATCCTATGCTGGCTTGATACTTGATGGTTTTTTGCTTCCTCAAGTTATCTTCAACGTATACTCGGGCTCCAGAGAAAAGGCTCTTGCCCCTTCCTTCTATATTGGAACTACTGTTGTTCGAGGACTGCCTCATGCTTATGATGCTTATAGAAGTCGCTATTATGTTCCTCctctgaactcatcctacatatATGCTAGTCCATATGAGGGTTTTTATTCACTGGTATGGGATATCCTTGTTCCTTGTGGAGGACTCTTTCTTTCAGTGCTAATATTCCTTCAACAGAGGTTTGGTGGTGCTTGTATTTCTCCTTTTAAAAAGACGATAGAGCCTAAATCGTACGAGTTAGTCCCCGTAGTGGCCTCTTAG